The Halorussus salinus genome includes a region encoding these proteins:
- a CDS encoding ABC transporter ATP-binding protein → MSEDLSKRERLRSLTDVVTYRPALTLAIVALSMVAAALEGVGLSFLVPILEQVDSGGSPPQNPEGLLGAFYGAYQFLGVPFTLEYIILGVGLVMVARYGASFLVAWLRAALQTDYIRYLQTELFDAALDARVSYFDRRGSDEILNAVVTQARYAGRSIRYVVRIVEMALVSLVYLAIAMYLAPTLTVMTAVVLGGSVAVIRYGLESGYAVGDRVADANEEVQEVVQAGTQGIRDVKLFRMSDELFAQFRTSVDKYADSLITLQRNKAGIDNLYQLTVAVTVFGLIYFAVTFSSLSLSGLGVFLFAMFRLGPKLSALNDYVYNAEGNLPHLVRTQEYMDELNDCEEPNPATETLPEPVDRVTFEDVSFAYETDDATVDDVSFGVERGEFVAFVGPSGAGKSTIVSLLTRLYDPDEGHILAEDTPIEQVDVDEWRSRVSVVRQNPHIFNDTLRYNVTVGNRDATQEEVERVCEIAQVTEFVDEMPNGYDSMLGDDGVRLSGGQRQRIAIARTLLEDADLLLFDEATSDLDTALEQRVHAGIEEMERDHALLVVAHRLSTVTNADRIYAMKDGRITEQGPHEKLLEEQGNYASLYSVQQ, encoded by the coding sequence ATGTCTGAGGACCTGTCGAAGCGGGAGCGACTGCGGTCGCTAACCGACGTTGTGACCTATCGACCGGCGCTGACGCTCGCCATCGTCGCGCTGAGTATGGTCGCGGCGGCGCTGGAGGGAGTCGGACTCAGCTTCCTCGTGCCGATTCTCGAACAGGTCGATTCGGGCGGCAGTCCGCCGCAGAACCCGGAAGGACTCCTCGGGGCGTTCTACGGCGCGTATCAGTTCCTCGGCGTGCCGTTCACGCTGGAGTACATCATCCTCGGCGTCGGGTTGGTGATGGTCGCGCGCTACGGTGCCAGTTTCCTCGTCGCGTGGCTTCGGGCGGCGCTCCAGACCGACTACATCCGGTACCTCCAGACGGAACTGTTCGACGCGGCGCTCGACGCGCGAGTGTCGTACTTCGACCGGCGCGGGTCCGACGAGATACTCAACGCCGTCGTGACGCAGGCTCGCTACGCCGGGCGGTCGATTCGGTACGTCGTGCGCATCGTGGAGATGGCGCTGGTCAGCCTCGTCTACCTCGCCATCGCGATGTACCTCGCGCCGACCCTGACGGTCATGACCGCGGTCGTGTTGGGCGGTTCGGTCGCCGTCATCAGGTACGGTCTCGAATCGGGGTACGCGGTGGGCGACCGCGTGGCCGACGCCAACGAGGAGGTCCAAGAGGTCGTGCAGGCGGGGACGCAGGGAATCCGCGACGTGAAGCTCTTCCGAATGAGCGACGAACTGTTCGCGCAGTTTCGGACCTCGGTGGACAAGTACGCCGACTCGCTCATCACGCTCCAGCGGAACAAGGCTGGCATCGACAACCTGTACCAGCTTACCGTCGCCGTCACCGTGTTCGGTCTCATCTACTTCGCGGTCACGTTCTCGTCGCTCTCGCTGAGCGGACTGGGCGTCTTCCTGTTCGCCATGTTCCGACTCGGACCGAAGCTGAGCGCGCTGAACGACTACGTCTACAACGCCGAGGGGAACCTGCCGCACCTCGTCCGGACGCAGGAGTACATGGACGAGTTGAACGACTGCGAGGAGCCGAACCCCGCCACCGAGACGTTGCCCGAGCCGGTGGACCGCGTGACGTTCGAGGACGTGTCGTTCGCCTACGAGACGGACGATGCGACGGTAGACGACGTGTCGTTCGGCGTCGAGCGCGGCGAGTTCGTCGCGTTCGTCGGTCCCTCCGGGGCCGGGAAATCGACAATCGTGAGCCTGCTGACGCGGCTCTACGACCCCGACGAGGGCCACATCCTCGCCGAGGACACGCCGATAGAGCAGGTGGACGTAGACGAGTGGCGCTCGCGGGTGTCGGTCGTCCGCCAGAATCCGCACATCTTCAACGACACGCTCCGGTACAACGTCACGGTCGGGAACCGCGACGCGACGCAGGAGGAGGTCGAGCGCGTCTGCGAAATCGCGCAGGTGACGGAGTTCGTAGACGAGATGCCGAACGGCTACGACTCGATGCTGGGCGACGACGGCGTGCGCCTCTCGGGCGGCCAGCGCCAGCGCATCGCCATCGCCCGGACGCTGTTGGAAGACGCCGACCTGCTGTTGTTCGACGAGGCGACCAGCGACCTCGACACCGCGCTCGAACAGCGCGTCCACGCCGGTATCGAGGAGATGGAGCGCGACCACGCCCTCCTCGTGGTCGCCCACCGCCTCTCGACGGTGACGAACGCCGACCGAATCTACGCGATGAAGGACGGCCGCATCACCGAGCAGGGGCCACACGAGAAGTTGCTGGAAGAGCAGGGGAACTACGCCTCGCTCTACTCGGTCCAGCAGTAG
- a CDS encoding capsular polysaccharide export protein, LipB/KpsS family, with the protein MTNILNELPRQLFRGLSEAGLGTRTLELYDESVGLSNTDHLRGVDERIRNFELDDDDVKGSVLFPMIPGYEGVTFRAAILAHAFRTRGYRPTVLRCASDGGSCDLGTCLYRSFDWDESYVCDFCQRLSAATTEAFGLDTIATSEVLPPSYDPPSKPDDIRSVTYRGVPVSEFALATTRKFFRRYSVDLTESPDRERYLAYLRDAMKLVDVYETLFERRNFSAVVVNESVYVHGGVPLAVAERHDVPGYVQEVGFQAGSLMFGRAENRSPMPHFVDSAATEEFLARELGDERRERIAAVMAQRKTGDGSMNFSATSDVSVDVGDDTVVGLFTNLLWDASMELGDADLPFENTYDWLETTIAALESADGVQLVLKTHPSEYQRDTNESVAAWVERTYDGTPSNVELLPPDTEVDTYELMAEVDLGLVFTSTTGLEMAYDGTPVVVADRAPYRGFGFTFDPTTGDEYEQLLAERDELSMTDEMRARARRYAYLSFVHQNFEFPFVGVWSSQEIADARVSHDQLKPGNENFDAIVERITSGDPALPALPRAPEQT; encoded by the coding sequence ATGACTAATATACTAAACGAATTGCCCCGCCAACTCTTCCGCGGTCTCTCTGAGGCCGGACTCGGCACGCGGACGCTCGAACTCTACGACGAATCGGTCGGTCTCTCGAACACCGACCACCTCCGGGGCGTGGACGAGCGCATTCGGAACTTCGAGTTGGACGACGACGACGTGAAGGGGTCGGTGCTGTTCCCGATGATTCCGGGCTACGAGGGCGTCACCTTCCGGGCCGCCATCCTCGCGCACGCCTTCCGGACGCGGGGGTACCGACCGACCGTCCTCCGGTGTGCGAGCGACGGCGGTTCCTGTGACCTCGGGACGTGTCTGTATCGGTCCTTCGACTGGGACGAGTCGTACGTGTGTGACTTCTGCCAGCGACTCAGCGCCGCGACGACGGAGGCGTTCGGGTTGGACACCATCGCCACCAGCGAGGTGTTGCCGCCGTCGTACGACCCGCCGTCGAAGCCCGACGACATCCGGTCGGTGACGTATCGCGGCGTTCCGGTCTCGGAGTTCGCGCTCGCCACGACCCGGAAGTTCTTCCGGCGCTACTCGGTAGACCTGACCGAGTCGCCGGACCGCGAGCGATACCTCGCGTACCTCCGGGACGCGATGAAACTCGTGGACGTGTACGAGACCCTGTTCGAACGTCGGAACTTCTCGGCGGTCGTGGTCAACGAGTCGGTGTACGTCCATGGCGGGGTCCCGCTGGCGGTGGCCGAACGACACGACGTGCCGGGGTACGTCCAAGAGGTCGGATTCCAAGCGGGGTCGCTGATGTTCGGGCGGGCCGAGAACCGCAGTCCGATGCCCCACTTCGTGGATTCGGCGGCGACCGAGGAGTTCCTCGCGCGGGAACTCGGCGACGAGCGCCGCGAGCGAATCGCGGCGGTGATGGCCCAGCGCAAGACGGGCGACGGGTCGATGAACTTCTCGGCCACGAGCGACGTGTCGGTGGATGTAGGCGACGACACCGTCGTGGGCCTGTTCACCAACCTACTGTGGGACGCGTCGATGGAACTCGGCGACGCGGACCTCCCCTTCGAGAACACGTACGACTGGCTGGAGACGACGATAGCGGCGCTCGAATCGGCCGACGGCGTGCAGTTAGTCCTGAAGACCCACCCCTCGGAGTACCAGCGCGACACCAACGAGAGCGTCGCGGCGTGGGTCGAGCGAACGTACGACGGCACGCCCTCGAACGTCGAACTCCTCCCGCCCGACACCGAGGTCGATACGTACGAGTTGATGGCGGAGGTGGACCTCGGACTCGTGTTCACCTCCACGACGGGCCTCGAAATGGCGTACGACGGGACGCCCGTCGTCGTCGCGGACAGGGCACCGTACCGAGGCTTCGGCTTCACGTTCGACCCGACGACCGGAGACGAGTACGAGCAGTTGCTGGCCGAGCGCGACGAGTTGTCGATGACCGACGAGATGCGGGCGCGCGCCCGGCGGTACGCCTACCTCTCGTTCGTCCACCAGAACTTCGAGTTCCCGTTCGTCGGCGTGTGGAGTTCACAGGAGATAGCCGACGCTCGCGTGAGTCACGACCAACTGAAGCCCGGAAACGAGAACTTCGACGCGATAGTCGAGCGGATTACGAGCGGCGACCCCGCCCTGCCAGCACTGCCGAGAGCGCCCGAACAGACGTGA
- a CDS encoding sugar-transfer associated ATP-grasp domain-containing protein, which yields MVDFADDVRGVADLLYDVKTDAVRSLTHRTVERSPPPYPELLLLWQIGRFRTYRWRLRDDEAEDPLPVPFRRRLWLWRRGFTPSTDLRYDLDTYSLSDYVSDFEQYVLGRPVNHPWKNTLDDKLYNHLLMEPYDEHRMEMYGIVDGGDFYPLDWTASEESTDSGPSYENWRNNTSANGAAAARVDDRLDAEGTVVLKGNSGWGGKDVLICSKEDGTHYVDGESRSRGEFEETISTLDAYLVCEFVEQADYSDRLFPDATNTIRVLTLCDDEGAFVPAAVHHIGTEASKPIDNIDRGGIAAWVDVESGELSAAIEEDGIRIDRRATHPDTQARIEGTTVPGWPEIRERIADIAESHAFTPYLGWDLLVDDSGDFTVVEVNSVPELKTYQTFRPLLRDRRTRRFFVDHGIVSASR from the coding sequence ATGGTCGATTTCGCGGACGACGTTCGAGGAGTCGCCGACCTCCTGTACGACGTGAAGACCGACGCCGTTCGGTCGCTGACCCACCGGACCGTCGAACGGTCGCCACCCCCGTATCCGGAGTTGCTGTTGCTCTGGCAGATCGGCCGGTTCAGAACGTACCGGTGGCGACTGCGCGACGACGAAGCCGAGGACCCGCTTCCGGTCCCGTTCCGACGCCGACTGTGGCTCTGGCGACGCGGGTTCACGCCGAGTACCGACCTTCGGTACGACCTCGATACGTACTCGCTCTCGGACTACGTTTCGGACTTCGAGCAGTACGTTCTGGGTCGTCCCGTGAACCATCCGTGGAAGAATACGCTGGACGACAAACTCTACAACCACCTCCTCATGGAACCGTACGACGAGCATCGGATGGAGATGTACGGCATCGTGGACGGTGGCGACTTCTATCCGCTCGACTGGACGGCGAGCGAGGAATCGACTGACAGCGGACCGTCGTACGAGAACTGGCGGAACAACACGTCCGCCAACGGGGCCGCGGCCGCGCGGGTGGACGACCGACTCGACGCGGAGGGAACGGTCGTCCTGAAAGGAAACAGCGGGTGGGGCGGAAAGGACGTGCTAATCTGTTCGAAGGAGGACGGAACGCACTACGTCGACGGGGAGTCCCGGTCGAGAGGTGAATTCGAAGAGACGATTTCGACGCTCGACGCGTACCTCGTCTGCGAGTTCGTCGAGCAGGCCGACTACAGCGACCGACTGTTCCCCGACGCGACCAACACGATTCGCGTCCTGACGCTGTGTGACGACGAGGGAGCGTTCGTCCCGGCCGCGGTCCACCACATCGGAACGGAGGCGTCCAAGCCCATCGACAACATCGACCGAGGCGGCATCGCGGCGTGGGTGGACGTGGAGTCCGGCGAACTCTCCGCCGCCATCGAGGAGGACGGAATCCGCATCGACCGCCGAGCGACCCACCCCGACACGCAGGCGCGAATCGAGGGGACGACGGTTCCCGGTTGGCCGGAGATACGCGAGCGCATCGCCGACATCGCCGAGTCCCACGCGTTCACCCCGTATCTCGGTTGGGACCTCCTCGTGGACGATTCCGGCGACTTCACCGTCGTGGAGGTGAACAGCGTGCCGGAACTCAAGACGTATCAGACGTTCCGCCCGCTGTTGCGCGACCGGCGAACGCGCCGGTTCTTCGTGGACCACGGCATCGTCTCGGCGTCCCGATAG
- a CDS encoding polysaccharide deacetylase family protein, translating to MTDGDSDHLDEWPVERTVYLTLDLECDYGTALERNDYEAARHTDRLAAILERHDVPVSCFLQTEVLEAAPEAVEGLTEADVPVEFHAHSHTHPRTDESDVGFEVRESAERVRDRFGTEPLGYRFPNGEASSAEYATLAAEDVSFGANLFPMWYPGRFDNTGESPYPFRHVPTGVVELPFTVYSPRFRVPVALSYLKLLGRPYEELATRRPPSVVVFDFHMHDLFVPESYDDLSRPYRAVYARRKYDGPATFDRFVGRLKRRGYEFGLMSDLYARTAAELREREREVPV from the coding sequence GTGACCGACGGCGACAGCGACCATCTCGACGAGTGGCCCGTCGAGCGGACCGTCTACTTGACGCTCGACCTCGAATGCGACTACGGGACCGCGCTCGAACGGAACGACTACGAAGCGGCCCGCCACACCGACAGGCTGGCGGCGATACTGGAGCGCCACGACGTGCCGGTCTCGTGTTTCCTCCAGACCGAAGTGCTGGAGGCCGCGCCCGAGGCCGTCGAGGGACTGACCGAGGCCGACGTGCCGGTGGAGTTCCACGCACACTCCCACACCCACCCCCGGACCGACGAGTCCGACGTGGGCTTCGAGGTGCGCGAGAGTGCCGAGCGCGTCCGCGACCGGTTCGGGACCGAACCGCTCGGCTATCGGTTCCCGAACGGCGAGGCCAGTTCGGCGGAGTACGCCACGCTGGCCGCCGAGGACGTGTCCTTCGGCGCGAACCTCTTCCCGATGTGGTACCCCGGACGGTTCGACAACACCGGCGAGTCGCCGTACCCGTTCCGCCACGTGCCGACCGGCGTGGTCGAACTGCCGTTTACGGTGTACTCCCCGCGGTTCCGCGTCCCGGTCGCGCTCTCGTACCTCAAACTCCTCGGACGACCGTACGAGGAGTTGGCCACGCGGCGGCCCCCGAGCGTCGTCGTCTTCGACTTCCACATGCACGACCTGTTCGTGCCCGAGTCGTACGACGACCTCTCGCGGCCCTATCGCGCGGTGTACGCCCGGCGGAAGTACGACGGCCCGGCGACGTTCGACCGGTTCGTCGGGCGACTGAAACGCCGCGGCTACGAGTTCGGACTGATGAGCGACCTCTACGCGCGGACGGCCGCGGAACTGCGAGAGCGCGAGCGGGAGGTCCCGGTATGA
- a CDS encoding methionyl-tRNA formyltransferase, whose protein sequence is MSDASERISTDALATEESDGSVADQSDDPLEILVVTVDEYYYVPKFLRGVLDADDVRVVGITAMSPTLGTESTPRFAWRLYRTFGPRVFAKHVGFYAKHALLDAANRRLGRGSAYSPRTLAERNDIEYRHVADVNDPEYVGYAESLAPDVVVSVAATQKFESGLLGVPDEAAINLHSSLLPEYRGVSPSFWTLRNGESETGVTVHLMDEEIDTGDVLVQRPLSIRDDDTLHSLNERVAERGSDLLLDALRGLRDGEVDPTPIDPDEGSYYSLPDRSDVEQFLDRGRRFY, encoded by the coding sequence ATGAGCGACGCGAGCGAGCGCATATCGACCGACGCGCTCGCCACCGAGGAGTCGGACGGTTCGGTCGCCGACCAGTCCGACGACCCGCTCGAAATTCTCGTCGTGACCGTGGACGAGTACTACTACGTCCCGAAGTTCCTGCGCGGCGTCTTGGACGCCGACGACGTTCGCGTCGTCGGCATCACCGCGATGTCGCCGACGCTCGGCACCGAGAGTACGCCCCGATTCGCGTGGCGGCTCTACCGCACGTTCGGGCCGCGCGTCTTCGCCAAGCACGTCGGGTTCTACGCCAAGCACGCGCTTCTCGACGCCGCGAACCGGCGACTCGGCCGCGGGAGCGCGTACTCGCCGCGGACGCTCGCCGAGCGCAACGACATCGAGTACCGCCACGTCGCGGACGTGAACGACCCCGAGTACGTCGGGTACGCCGAGTCGCTCGCACCCGACGTGGTGGTCTCGGTGGCCGCGACTCAGAAGTTCGAGTCGGGACTCCTCGGGGTTCCCGACGAGGCCGCTATCAACCTCCACTCGTCGCTCCTCCCGGAGTATCGAGGCGTCTCACCGAGCTTCTGGACGCTCCGAAACGGCGAGTCCGAGACCGGCGTCACGGTCCACCTGATGGACGAGGAGATAGACACGGGCGACGTGCTGGTCCAGCGACCGCTGTCGATACGCGACGACGACACGCTCCACTCGCTGAACGAGCGGGTGGCCGAGCGCGGTTCGGACCTCCTGCTCGACGCGCTCCGCGGCCTCCGCGACGGCGAGGTGGACCCGACACCTATCGACCCCGACGAGGGGTCGTACTACTCGCTACCCGACAGGAGCGACGTAGAGCAGTTTCTCGACCGCGGTCGGCGGTTCTACTGA